DNA sequence from the Dreissena polymorpha isolate Duluth1 chromosome 3, UMN_Dpol_1.0, whole genome shotgun sequence genome:
TGTAGTAAAGTCTGGATATCCATGAGTCATTCTGAAGTGATGAGGGTACTAGAGCTGTCAGTCTGACGTGGTGAGCTAACGCTGTCAGTCTGAAGTGATGGGGCCCCAAATAGGGGATAGAGCTGTCTCAGGCTTTGACTACCAGACCAGTGGCCACATCCATTCTTAGATGTGTGGTTAGATGTACCACTGCCGAATGTGGTCACAGTTTCGACGCTCAAGATAAATTCAGTCATTCATCATTTACACCAAGGATTCTAATTGTATTTACCCCTAGAAATACATTTTaccttcaattaaaaaaattcttcataaatattttgctgcTATATAAAATTAGAcaaaataagaaacacaaaattttCACTTTCATCACCATAATGAAATTTGTAAATTTTTATGAGCATAAGCCAATATGATGTAAACTGGTGTCATACAATTGTgctttgaaaaacaacaaaagaataTTATCAAACTTAACTTTTCACATGAaaccaatttatatttaattaagaaGGACATCTCTAAAAAAACacttgtttatgcccccggattgaatgatcggggtatattgtttttggcctgtctgtctgtcattcactcattgtatgtgtctgtctgtctggcaatgtatgtgtcccaaaactttaaccttggtcataacttttgcaatattgatgatagcatcTTGATACATGTagtttgcatgcatgtgtatctcatgaagctggacatttttagtggtgaaaggtcaaaggtaaaaaaaaatcaaagcggcgcattagggagCATAGTGtatctaacaaacacatctcttgtttaagtttatattgtaaatattataagtggcaaaacatttttgaacaagacattttgaaaatatagcatcatataaaaattataataaaaacagcTTGTTTGGCTCCCgataattaaaatgaattctGCGGATTTAGAGAGCGTCTGTAAGAGAAGAATAAGGTATTTTGTTTCAATTGCCTTCAAAATTGTCTccaaacaataattttgatagCCATTAAAAGACTAAAGGCTCTGATGCTATTTGATGAACTTATGTTTGAACTGGGATAAGAGCAATGAGGTATTGACAAGATGATGTCAGTCCGTGGTCTCTAATGGCGACTGACGAGAGCTCTGGTAGTCATGACGATTGATGCTTGGTCTCTCTGTGTGATGTGGTCTGTAAGACGCTGATGAGACGTTGGTACTCACACTGGGGCTCTGATGGGGCTGTTTCTTATTAGATGATGACAGGTGTCGCTATCCCCATGTGTCGGTGTAGGTAATCAAACGTCttgatttcttttattgatatGTTATCAATTTTGTCTGAATGATTGTTTTTCTGTTTGTAGATGCTGATGTTTATGCTGATTTATATAAAGCcatgttaatatttgtattttcagaGTGTTAAATCATGCAATGTGGTGCTAAAAGTATATGATTATTTGAGAATTTCAATTTCAATCAAGTTTTTCTGCAATAATAAAAAAGATTTCTTGAAATTTAAGCTTCACATTCCATGATTTGGCACACGAATTTATCTCACAGATATTTAATTGCTATGCTTGCTTTTCCCTATTGCCCCACATCTACTGATAAAGGAAATGGTGTTATGATATTAGCTTTAATATAGCTGGGCACACAAAAATGCCAAAGTACTTTTATTTAACTTTAAGACAACAACAGCCTTACAGGACTTTAAAGGTACTTCATTTGAATTAAACATTCTTAAGCCAACCCgactttggcatgtattgcagtttgtcattaagtgctttatattgacagatgttaacattggatctaaaaagctccagtaaaaaacgaataaaatttaaagaaagagaaaaaagtaaccctcaactgggcttgaaccactgatccATGGAGTATAAGTGgaacgcttagaccacttggccatctgtgctcatacaataagcgatgtattttatactttatataagcaatcctcgtagtgtcacaaaatgtaacgacaacatcaaaactccaaattattcaattggtTCGCATTGCAACGtgttataattttcaagtttttaaattgtcaaaagatgtttattaccgtaattactcaagtTCTCAGACACTAAGTTTTAGTACCCcccttttttagccaaaataattattttttgtgactatATTTTCAGACctatgtgtttttttccataaataattactccaatttttggtacaaaatattttacagcgctattttactatATTTCTGCCCTGTTTCTTGCTTATctgggacccttcgatcatggagttttacaactGGATTagggtcataaaacctggcaaaGAATGCCCTGAGGGCAATAGACCATTAgaattgcgttattgggtagattaccatgtataccggtaataaacaaataataaatgagcttgtcagggccataactatgttgtttattgtgagattttaaaatcatttggcacatttgttcaccatcattggacgaagtgtcacgcgaaagaattacgtcgatatcttcaaggtcaaggtcaaactttgagttcaaaggtaaaatatggccataaatgagcttgtccgggccataattacatgtatgtagtttattgtgagattttaaaatcatttggcccttttgtttaccatcatttgacggtgtgtcgcgcaaaagaattacgtcgatatctccaaggtcaaggtcacacttttagttcaaaggtcaataaatgatcttgtctgggccataactatgccattcattgtgagatttaaaaatgactctgtacattaattttgttcacagtcattggacggcctGTAATGTGATAGAactcaagagttcaaaggtcaaaatggctataaatgataatggcataataattcttaaaaatcgccaaaaaatagattctcttgttttgtgaagacaggatgaaaaatagtctgtgtcaatgcggcatgtaggggtatacgtcatgtctgtgacaaggctctagttttaatgatatcgtattcaggaagcagtatggttgttttttataacatttttatataccatttcaggtaagaaactgcaaataagtgaagttgtattttattCAAAGCCGAGAAAGCAGAGTACAACACAAGCCaattattgcatatttattaattggttttatttcaagaaaattattggcaaacaaacataacatatgtCTCTAAATTTTGGGACACTCATActttttgaatatgttttgtatctaaattttcggataagaaaaaatatatatttaagtgtccgaaaacttagagtaattacaacatggatattttagagcatggttaatttttagtatcactgtttcctcacaaatatcataactattaagaaaatttgcaaatctgtaTCAATTTTTTTTGTCGAttaaccaaaatgtgaaaaggtctcttttaTATAGCTGGACACACACAAATGCCAAAGTACTTTGTTATAACAATCACTCTCATCCCAATCGTTATCAATTACAAAACCTGCATGAAAGAAACACAACTGAAGTTTCCATTCAAAGCTGCATTTAATTCCATTCTATTCATTCTTTAATAAGATTCTCATCCAATCATTTTTCACTTTCTTAGAAAATGCATCAGTCTGTCTCTGCTTCTAGAGTTGAGACTTATGCCAGATGTGAATTGTATTTCAGGATTTAAAGGACTACATGCGCCAAGCAGGGGAAGTCACATATGCTGATGCTCACAAGCAGAGGAAAAATGAAGGGTAATTGTTTACATGGTTGTCCACAGAAAGTTCAAGGTCTGACAACAGTGGCAGTTTTGATGCTTTATTGTAGTATCAAATCCGTCTTTACATCTTTAATGTTTCCAGAGTCAGAGATAGTGCAGAATGAAAATGATAACATGACAAAAAACAGGTAAAAGCCTGGTTTGGTGTAAATATCAGGTACCAGATCCATGTCAGCCTATAGTGGCATGTTTGAATTCTGTTGGAGGAATGAAGTGTCTAAGAGGACACTTGCTTTTTATGCCCTCGAAGGAGAGCATAATTATAGTGATCGAACtctccgtctttccgtcacacttcgagtttatgtttcgaaaaatgcttataacttgtatatcgcttcagatagcaacttgatatttggcatgcatgtgtatctcatggagctgcacaatttgagtggtgaaaggttaaggtcatgctttaaggtcaaagttaaaaaaaaacaaatccaaggcaagtaataagctttaaagggagataattatctgtacctgccaaatgataaaaaaaataaaaaaaataaaagcggcgcagtaggaggcattgtgttattgacaaacacatcttttgttattAGTAAAATGTTGAAAGTTGTTTTTTATGATTCAGTTGATAGAACACTTGACTACATGCAAAGATGGCAGGTTTGATAACCAGGACACAACATGatttggtcatgaaattatttctacAGCCTTTCTCCCTCTGCTTTTTAtttaagtagggcagttgtcagtcaCTGGAATAAATATGGGTAGTATGCACTTGCAATCTAGCCTACCCAGAAGGAGTGGGTGGGTTTAGAAGAACATTATTTACTGAATGTCTTGATGTGATTGAAATGCTTTTATAAAATAGGGAAAATTCATTATTTGCTTGCTACAATTTAAGAGTGgttgattttgctaagaagagtgaCATGAAGAGGGCTATAGAAAAACTGGACGGTACTGACATCAATGGACGCAAGATCCGCATGATTGAGGACCGACCGAGTCAGAGACGTAGAAGGTGGGTGGTGTAGATTGAGAAATATGTCTAAGCCATTGACGTtaaattataatcataatttgGTCTAGTGAAGTTTTGGAAGATAATGAATATGACATTATTGGCAAATTATATGAAGTTGTTACATGAGAAGTTGCTGCTTGGCATATTAACCCTGTATATTTGACTACACAGAATGTACAATGACTCACTGTCCTGTTGTTTCAGTCGAAGCAAATCCAGAGGATCAAGAAGTCGCAGCCGCTCACGCAGTCGTTCAAGAAGTCACAGCAGGAGCAGGTCCAGGTCTCGCCGCAGCTCCAGAAGCAGAtcaaaatcaaggtcaaggtcacgcagTGGTGAGAAACGGAGGTCCAAGTCAAAGTCGAAGTCTCGTTCCAGGGATAAGTCCCACTCAAGGTCGAAGTCAAGGTCTAAATCAAAGTCCAAGTCTAAGTCTCCGGTGAGGAGTGGAGGAGATGAACAGATTCCTGTTGAGGaagattgaaattaaaaatatttgaagtcatattttttatcaGACATGCTTTTTTGTTGTTCAGACTTCGGCATCATTTTAACATTAAGGTTTCCACATGAGAATTTTGATTGGCAGTTTCAAGAGCTGCATGACTCATAATCATATGTAAATTGTTGTTTTCATTCCTTCGTTTCATGAAGTGTTTTTGAGTGTGCTTGACTGAGTGTGAAAGTGAATGGTATTGACTGTAGTTGAGTTGAAGTCATTTTAAGTTTAGAGTTTAAATATTTACGCAAGTCCAGCTAGGCTTCTGTAAATGTCTACTCCTTTATAATTAGTGGAATTTTAGTTTGAATTGTGAGTTGTAAAATCAGTTAACCTGGTATATCATGTGCGCATACTAAATACCAGTACTGGATAGATATAAAGAAAATGTGTCAATAATCCTGCAGCTGATTATTTCAAAAAGAACTGGCAATGTATTCAAAAAACTTGGTAAAGACTTGTGGTTACTTTCTCTGGAGCAAGTCCCTTTCATTTTAGCTGATAGTTTTGTGTGTTCACATGATCAGCTGTAGTGAAAAACGTAGCCTCAGGCTAGTCCTGAAAATTTGTGGACATTTCAGTTACATGTCCATAATTGGTAATTATAATGAAATCCATGCAACAAAATACTAATAATTTAATTCAGCTGATTAGTGTCAAATGATATTTTGTCCAACTAACGAGTCAGATAAAACAAATTAGAAAGGAATCCACTTTCTGGCAATTCACATAATGGCATTCACTGGCATTACAACTTTCTGTTACTCTATTGTAAAATGGATTTGTTAGGTGTGCTAGAATCTCTTATCAGTTATTGACATTTTGTAAAGATTTGCTTTACGATTTGCATATGTTGCTAATCAACAGAGTTTGTCATGATCATATCAGTTTAACATCGGTGATTTTTATACTTGATTTTAAGTTAAAGCTTCGCaaatactctttcttagtgtggTAATTGACATAATTTGCAAACTGTTTACATGAGATAAGTTTGAACCTAGTACATGTAAATTTGTATGTCCCCTAAGGAGGGCATTTAGtgatctgtctgtccgtccgtctgtctttccgtcacacttttgcgttaaggtaaaaatgctcatgacttctatgttgctttatatttggtatgcaggtgtatatggacaaggcctttccatacgcacacaaaatttgacccctttgaccttgaacttagggtccgcgtttaggtttcgaaatatgcgtttaggtttcaaaaaatgctcattacttctatgtcacttcagatgtaaccttcatatttggtatgcatgtgtatatggacaaggcctttttatacgcacacaaatttggacccctttgacctttaccttgaactaagggtccgagtttaggttttgaaatctgcgtttcggtttcgaaaaagcgtttttcggcgGCATATGTCTtgcgatggagacagctcttgttttcatcataatgtactgatttttgttgttgttgcaatTGGACTTTTTGGTAACATATTGttgaaattattgtaaataaaacataagaCTTGTATTTGGTGTTTTGCTTTATTGCCTGAACTCTATGGATTACATCTTCAGACAAAGTCAAGGTAAAGCAGTCACAGTTACAACTGCAGTGTGTATAACAAATGAGCTGTAGAAAAaagggtataatgcatgtgcataaaatgtcgtcccagaatagACGTTAAATAGCCGGCATTAGATGTTGCTTGTTTTGAGTGGTAAGGTTTGTATGTCAAGCTGATAGTCTTGATAATCAAATGTGATAATAATTTG
Encoded proteins:
- the LOC127873304 gene encoding serine/arginine-rich splicing factor 6-like isoform X1, with protein sequence MGTRVYIGRVSNHARERDVEKFFKGYGKIRDIMLKNGYCFVEFDDDRDAEDAVYELNGKELCGERVVIEHARGTRRDAGGYGGGYGGGYGGGRSTRRDPSWLNKNRRSDGLGATRYGAPIRTDYRIIVENLSSRASWQDLKDYMRQAGEVTYADAHKQRKNEGVVDFAKKSDMKRAIEKLDGTDINGRKIRMIEDRPSQRRRSRSKSRGSRSRSRSRSRSRSHSRSRSRSRRSSRSRSKSRSRSRSGEKRRSKSKSKSRSRDKSHSRSKSRSKSKSKSKSPVRSGGDEQIPVEED
- the LOC127873304 gene encoding serine/arginine-rich splicing factor 6-like isoform X2; amino-acid sequence: MGTRVYIGRVSNHARERDVEKFFKGYGKIRDIMLKNGYCFVEFDDDRDAEDAVYELNGKELCGERVVIEHARGTRRDAGGYGGGYGGGYGGGRSTRRDPSWLNKYGAPIRTDYRIIVENLSSRASWQDLKDYMRQAGEVTYADAHKQRKNEGVVDFAKKSDMKRAIEKLDGTDINGRKIRMIEDRPSQRRRSRSKSRGSRSRSRSRSRSRSHSRSRSRSRRSSRSRSKSRSRSRSGEKRRSKSKSKSRSRDKSHSRSKSRSKSKSKSKSPVRSGGDEQIPVEED